ATCGGCCTCACTGATGTGGTGACAGAGGGAACGTGGGTCTGGGTTAACAATGTGACCGAGGTGGATTCAATGTAAGCGTCTCATGAAGTGCTATGATTGATTACTGACAAATGTACTGAAACAAGTTCCTCTCTAAGCGACTGTGCTTTACTCAAGGTACTGGAGAAGTGGGCAGCCCGACAGCTCTGGTGAGGAGAAGAAGAACtgtgctgcttttcttttctttaccgATAATGTGAAGACGTTTTACAATGTAGAATGTAGCAGCAAACAGCTGAACTGGATCTGCGAGATGGAGCCAAAGCAAACCACAAGGGGATCTCAATGATGatgttattaaataataatagcaATAATGTCATAAAATCTCTCAAATAAATTAGCTGTAACTTGACATGTGAAAAATCGTGTTATACACTACTGTAAGtgacatgttttctgttttttgtttttaaagtattttgacAACACTCAGCATATTCAGTTGTATATGGGGGGAAAATGTCTGCAGCATCTGGTCTGTAATGATTTTAAGATGCTTCATGCTTAACTTGATGAAATAAAAATTCATCCTTAAAGAATATTTCTGATCCTAATCTTGTTTAGATGATCTGAAAACTCTGCTGTTCCTTTACCTCCTGTAAATGGTTAACAAGTGAACTTGATTTTCTGTTTGcattgttacacacacacatgcccaAACACCCGCAGGGCAATGTCCTAACAAATACTCTCTCTTTCTCGGGTGATCTTGCTGCACTCTTCTCATCTCGTCAATTAAAATGGAGGACAACGGAAATAATGCTGGTTTTTTTGAGAGTACTTATAACAAACTGACTTATCCCGAGGACATTAGTGAAGATGACCACTCTTTCAACTTAAACCAGGAGAGGCAACAAGGTAAATGACAAGAAGATGAATGATGATTAAGGaaatatgtttaatgtttattttctgccagattattaaatgtttttggaAACACAAAGCACTTTTTATAACTTATGATTACACATCCACATTGCCGTGGACCGCGTGGGTGTTATTTTGATGTTGCTGTATTGTGCATGGCTCTGATATTTATCCACCACTTCTCTGTGTAGTGTCCCTGTCCACAATGTGGCCTGGATCCCGTTTAAATCGTTACAAAGTGCTTGCAGTGAGCCTGGCAGTGCTCGCTGCCTTTCTGCTGGCAGTTGATATTGGCCTGGGAGTCTACTGTAAGTGATTACTGCAAGTTGCAGTTTTTGTAATATTGAgaacatttttaaatcttaaaaaaaaggttCAGCAGGAGGGAAAACAATCATCTCTTGTTGGAAAATCGAGGTCAACAAAAAGGGATTTGATTTATTCTCACCTGACTCTTTTTATCCAGTTTTAACTCCTTGGTTTGGTTTTCCACCCTGTAGCTTCACTGCTTATTCACCTGTGTTTCTGTCCTCAATAGGCAGCTAATTTTACTGAAAAGTCTCCAGTAAATACTGTTTCACTACCTGCCTGCCACCAAAGAGTAGCTAAAGTTAGCAGGTAAATATAGAAGAAACGTTAGCATCTATGAAACTGGATATTTTCCCCTCAAATTTATGGaaaccaaaataataaatccCAGTCTTGTTTTCATAAACTGTACAAGGTTGTTCTGTGTCAGCTTTCTAAAACGTTTGTTTCTGCTGCCCCCAAGTgattgaaaaagacaaaaacagaaaatgcaggTTTAATTACTAACATTACAAATATACCTTAAATAACGGTCACTAAAGTAGCATCAGGGAAATTCAGAGTTTGTATTCCCTTAGAAAAACATATTAGTTGACACATTTTTTCCACCTGGttgcaaacacagaaaactttCTAAGCTACAAAATATGAGGTGAGCTTGATTATTTGATtaataaatatgtttatttataaaaatgGTGTATGTACTTTTGCACCAATAACTATTATATCAGGTTTTGCCCACTTTATTGGCTAATATTAGATTATTACAGATCACTCATGCCAAATGCCAGATTAATTtgagttttaatttaattacagtatttctgttacATAATTTATCCATATAAGAGGACCAACAAGCTGATAACTCAGTTGTAAATACCTGTTGCTTCTTTATTTAGAAAGGGTCACCAGAGCAGGAGGATCAGCAAATGTGGCATATTTAACCAGGATTTTTGTTTCCACTCTTGAACTGGGGATCTTTCAGTTGTTAGGCAAATATATTAACAACTGTACTAAAGAGCTATTCACTATGTTCCTTAATTACAggacaattaaaaaaagagtaaaaaaaatgaGTAAACTCTCTTAGCTGTGACCTAAAAACTGCCTGGGTTCTAGATAATAAATAGATATTTTTAAGTGAGGTTTCACTGCTACTGCTCTTTTTGTTATTTCCAATAGAGTTCCTGCTTCAGCTTTACCAGCACCGTAAAAATTGTACTGTTTTTAAGGTCTTCCTTTTCTCTACTTACAGACCTCAGACTTTCTTATGGGAACCATTTAGTAACAGACATCAGCACTGAGATTGCCAAATTGCAGGCTACTTACAACGCTGCACTCCAAAGCAAGACTGAAGCCAAACAGGAGGTGGCGAAAGAGATCAAGTCGCAGCAAATTACCAAGTGGGAGCTTGACCATCTgaacagaaggaaaaaagataACGAAAAACTAATAGACAGAACTGAAATGGAAATAGCGATGTTGGAATCCCACATGCCAATGCTCAGTGAGaggctttttctttatttatcatGTTAATAAATGCACTATAACTGTCATGTCattccttttttttggtttttgtcaaCAGAAGAGGGCTGCAGACAGTGTTTGCCAGGCTGGACTGTCATTAACTCCATGTGTTACTTCTTCGCTTTATCTGAGGAACTTTCACGGAGATCATGGATGGATGCCAGACATTTCTGCAAGAGGCAAGGAAGCGACTTATTGGTGATCAACAGCAGAGAGGAACACGTAAGACTcaacatttaaacaacacaatGAAACTTACTGACAAAATCACGAGTTCCACTTCTCATGAACAGCACTAGCATacataaatgtttgtgtgtgttttcgtGTACATGGATATTTCCTATATTGTCAGATGGCCCTTGctgaaatgataaaaatgtcTCGAGACCCCTCGAGATCGATgagccagagtggattctggatCGGACTGAGAGATGCAGATGTGGAAGGAAGTTGGACGTGGTTGGATGGGACAAGGGTGGAGGAGGGGTATAAATTCTCCTAAAAATCTTAATccataatgacaaagtgaaagaagtttgcttgctttttttttttttaaatcaacaatTGCATAAGTACTCACAGCCTTTGCCATGGCACTCAAAATTGAGCTCAGGTGCATCGTGTTTCCACTGATCACTTGTCAGTGGTTTCTATTAGTTTTTGATTGGAGTCCATTGTGGTAAGGATTGTATCAATGCACAGATCTGGGAAAGGATACAGAAACATTTCTGCACCCCTGAAAGTCCCGATAATGGCTCCATCATCAGTAGATGTAAGAAGTTTGGAACCACCGGGAATCTTCCTGGAGCTGGCCGCCCAGCCAGTCTGAGCAATCAGGGTGTAAGGGCCTTAGTCAGCGAGGTGACCAAGAACTCGATGGTCACTCCAATAGAACTGCATTGTTGCTTTGTAGAGAGTATAATCTTCCAAAAGGACAAGTATTTCTGCAGTTCTGCGCTAATCAGACCTGCATGGTAAAGTGGCCAGATGGAAGCCACTTGTCAGTAAAAGGCACATGACCTGAACAACTCTCAATGAGAAACAAAATGCTCTGGTCTGATGAAACAAAGATTGAACTCTTTAGGCTGAATGCCAAGCATCATGTCTGAAGGAAACAAGGCTCAGCACCTAGCTAATTCTATTCCtacagtgaagcatggtggtagcagcatcatgctgtggggatgTTTTTCAGCAGCAGGAACTACTCAAGACTACTCATGGTCGAGTTGATGATAACTTGCTCCAGAGCACTAATGACCTGGGACTGGGGTGAAGGTTCATTTTCCAACAGGACAACAACCCTAAAGGTGGCAAAAAGTGCTTCAACAAAGTATTGAGTACTGAGCAGGGGCTCTGAATACTTATGCAcatgttgtatttttgttttttgcttttaatgcGTTTGCAAGAATTTCGAGCAAATCTTTCTAACTTTGTAATTATAGGCTATTGTGTAAAACTTTGAAGTGAAAAATGAATCAAACCCATTTTGGAATAaaggctgtaatgtgacaaaatgtggaacaagAGAAGCGCTATAAATTCTTTCTGAATGCACCGTAACCATTATCCATTTGTGATAACGTAATTTAAGTATATGTCAGTTTATTAATTTAAGTATATGTGGTAATTTCCAATATATATCTCGTGTCAGAGCACACATAAAAAACTAAGTTACCCAtctttgtgtttcaggtactggaATATTGGAGAGCCTAACAACCAAAACAATGAAGACTGTGCAGCTATGTATCCCAGAGACAACCCCTTTAATTCATGGAACGATGCTCCATGCAACTGGAACCTGAAATGGATTTGTGAGAGGACACCAAGACCTTTTAGCTCTAgcttaaatgtttaaacagagagtcaagtctggctTTAAGGCATGGACGCGTcttctgaattttttttttctttattgtcatGTCTTTTGCAAGAGACTACAAAATGGCAAAGaagattaaaatatgaaaaatacacCTGAGTTATAAAGGCATCTACAAAATGTATGTAAATTCTGTAACTGTTACAAATAAAACGTTCACCTTTACTATGTACACACATTTTACTACTGTACAGATTTGTACACTAACATGCCAGTGTTTCAGCAAAACCTTTACATGCCCTCTAACAGTCATATGTTAGTTATAGCCCaaacatttaccatttaatggGCTATAACTGAAACACTTGACCTAGACATTTTAGATCTAGCATTTCATCATCTACAGCCTTTTGAAACTCTACTGAAATAGAGTTTTACAGAGAACAAAGAAACAACCAATGAGCTTATTCTGTACACAACAATAAGTCTACAACAGCTCAAGCTGGAATCAAATGAGGACAATCACATCACTTTTCAACACTGAAGTGTAGAATTACACTTAACAATTAACACTTCAAAGAGTTACCACTCATTTTGCTAAAGAACTTCAATTGTagatgtacctaataaactggcagttaataaataaacacaaatcaaAACTAATCCCACTTTGTCCATTTCAAGACTGACCTACCAAATTATGACTTTTTTTAATGACTGGGTTAAAAAAACCCGGTCGTCTGCAGTGCTGTGGTCCCTCACAGCACTGCAAAGTGCTGTCGAAGTTGCTTGAGAAGCTGCTGAGTGTCGACGTGTTCTGGGAAAGCGTCCTCAGATTTTTGGGCTGCACTGTAGCTGCTCTGAAGGTCCCCAAGCTGGACACAGACAAGAAGATGTAAAGATCACACTTTGTCACTTTTAATCGCATTGCATGATTTGGTTAGACCCTGATAGCGATAAATTACCTTTTCAGAGAGAATGGAGAGATTGAAGTGTGGCTCGTACATATGAGGGGCCAGTGATGCAGCAGTCTGAAGGAAGGCTTTAGACTGGATTAAAGACAGGGAAACAATTAACACCTGACATGAAAATGTATATGGAAATGCAGTGTTTAcagatttaaagttttattttctttaattggAGCAATCCTTACATCACTTTGCCATCATCATTATCACTATGAAAAAAGctggaaaaccctgaaaatttaaccttttaattcaAGTTGGCAGCAGAAGTGTTAAGCAGATGGACTGCTCATGCTCCTTTTGctactggaaaaataaaatcccATATATCTCATGACGCTTTGTCTCATATCAAGCTATTATTGCTAAATTGCTTCATTGCCTAACTTTTTGTTGGAGTAACAGGGGCTTATTGCATATTGGATTTATATTACGCAAGTATAATTTGAGAGATATCTTTTGATAATATGAGCTAGATTACAGTTTATATGACACTAATAACTACATTTTAGTGATTTTCTTATAATGGGCTGTGTTACATCACATTAGAGGTCGGAAAGAACACCATTATACCATTATGATTTCATAACTCATATTTTAGCAGCTTAACAAAGGCGATGATTCAAAACTATGTCTTTACCTGTTCAATGTGACCTTTTCGCAGCTCCAGCACAGCCAGGTTGTTATAGGCTTCAGCATGGTCATTATTAAATGCCAAAGTCAGTTTAAAGCACTGATAGGCCAGTGTCAAGTCCCCTATTCCCTGTAAACACAGAGCATACTCTAAATTATACGATGTAAGGTTGTCATTTCAATTAACTAAGTGTCAAATTATGTTAACTGCAAACCATATATGGAAGTGAaacatattaaatcattttctgtTAACTCACTACAGCCACGTGTCCTATGTTGTACCAGACATCAGCCTGCTCTTCATCATTGGCCACCAGGGCCAGAGCCCTCTCAAAGGAGGACAGAGTCATATCGTACTGCTGGGCATAGAAACAGCACAGGCCCAGGTTGTTGTACAGTTGGCAATTATACACTCCCATCTGGAGCAGCCGTCTAGCAAAGGGTGAAACATATTAAATCACAGATGGTATATAAAATCTCATCACATAAATTGCAACAACACATTACACAAATTGTACAGAAAGTTTGTCTGACCTATAGAACCGCAGGGCAATCTCAGGCTGATCTGTGTAGAAGTGATTGCTGCCTATGCAGGCTATGGCCTCCACGTGAGTGTTGTCCTGCTTCAGGACGTCTTTATAGTACTCTGTCGCTGATGAAATGTTGTTCATCTCCTGTCAAAATACCATTTAAGAGACAATTAAtgaatggacggatggatggatatctTTAATGATTCATGCAGCTGTTAAGGTTATACTCCATGCAGCTATGGTGGAAAGTTTACATTAGTCCAGTGGTTCCCAAATAGCTTGGAGGCAAGTCGTTAAGATTTTGTGTCAACCAAACACCATTACTGTAACTGAAAGCCCTTTTGTCTTTAACCTCAGCAATTTAAGTACTAAGGTTAATACTGCAAAGAAGCTGGCAGTGAAGCTGTTGTTAAAGCTGGCTTCCTTTAACTATGACTGCTTGCAAAGGCCATTTCGCCACTTCAGAGACTTTGAAAATCTTATTCATGCCTTAATTTAGTCCAGACTTGACTATTAACAGTCTGCTTTCAGGTGTCAGCCTGTCACTGCTTGGCCAACTGAAGCTGGCCGGCTCTTAACTGGCAAGTGTAACCAAG
Above is a window of Oreochromis niloticus isolate F11D_XX linkage group LG19, O_niloticus_UMD_NMBU, whole genome shotgun sequence DNA encoding:
- the LOC100706232 gene encoding CD209 antigen translates to MEDNGNNAGFFESTYNKLTYPEDISEDDHSFNLNQERQQVSLSTMWPGSRLNRYKVLAVSLAVLAAFLLAVDIGLGVYYLRLSYGNHLVTDISTEIAKLQATYNAALQSKTEAKQEVAKEIKSQQITKWELDHLNRRKKDNEKLIDRTEMEIAMLESHMPMLKEGCRQCLPGWTVINSMCYFFALSEELSRRSWMDARHFCKRQGSDLLVINSREEHMALAEMIKMSRDPSRSMSQSGFWIGLRDADVEGSWTWLDGTRVEEGYWNIGEPNNQNNEDCAAMYPRDNPFNSWNDAPCNWNLKWICERTPRPFSSSLNV